The Methanoregula boonei 6A8 genome has a window encoding:
- a CDS encoding DUF433 domain-containing protein, whose protein sequence is MDTASRIILDPSILAGKPVIKGTRISVDHILDLLASGWSESEVLQEYPDLSREDILACIRYAQEIIHSERVYSTTPRGRITG, encoded by the coding sequence ATGGACACTGCATCCCGGATTATCCTTGATCCATCCATCCTGGCCGGCAAACCGGTGATAAAAGGTACACGGATCTCTGTAGATCACATCCTGGATCTCCTGGCCTCGGGATGGAGTGAGTCCGAAGTACTTCAGGAATACCCGGATCTTTCCCGTGAAGACATCCTTGCATGCATCAGGTATGCTCAGGAGATCATCCATTCGGAGCGGGTTTATTCCACAACACCCCGGGGCCGGATTACCGGATGA
- a CDS encoding DUF350 domain-containing protein, producing the protein MILVNAAVGIIQLVIAVILAVVALYIGFSVFGKVTREVDEQKELAKGNVAFGIVVAAIFVAIAVVVQSGVSGISVGISKASVLGFTSVDGLIVITVAIIQLILGVLLAIGAIYLALNILDKLTKEVEEFEELKKGNVAVALEMAGVIIAVALIIQSGIVGITTSLA; encoded by the coding sequence ATGATTCTTGTTAATGCAGCTGTCGGTATCATCCAGTTGGTCATCGCAGTTATCCTTGCCGTGGTGGCACTGTACATCGGCTTTTCTGTCTTTGGCAAGGTTACCCGGGAGGTTGACGAGCAGAAGGAGCTTGCAAAGGGCAATGTGGCATTTGGTATTGTCGTTGCCGCAATCTTTGTTGCCATTGCTGTGGTAGTCCAGTCCGGTGTTTCCGGCATCTCGGTTGGCATCAGCAAGGCATCTGTTCTTGGTTTTACCTCAGTTGACGGACTGATCGTTATCACCGTTGCGATCATCCAGCTGATCCTTGGTGTTCTCCTTGCGATCGGTGCAATCTACCTTGCGCTCAACATTCTCGATAAGCTCACCAAGGAAGTCGAGGAGTTCGAGGAGCTCAAGAAGGGTAATGTGGCTGTCGCGCTCGAGATGGCTGGCGTTATTATCGCAGTTGCCCTGATCATCCAGTCCGGTATCGTGGGTATCACGACATCACTGGCCTAA
- a CDS encoding ATP-binding cassette domain-containing protein, which yields MHALRLVLDHGNTRRPFWSLEAHGIFETGIHLVSGDVGSGKSTLALMMAGLHAPTSGAVVREGIRSVLVSFQFPEFHVTGLSVAEECASWGFEPGAVIRQAGIDVLPEIPVLSLSRGELKRLHLACILSKECDLLLLDEPFSSLDCPAKEEVCRQISRRAGGITVIFTHEQGIFPEIDHLWEITGGSLVDCGRMPDGLRHWQHAPPLARLLVETGRIPASLTPKGLQEAACRIRD from the coding sequence ATGCACGCCTTGAGGCTCGTACTCGATCATGGCAACACCCGTCGCCCTTTCTGGTCGCTTGAGGCGCACGGGATTTTCGAAACGGGCATTCACCTGGTAAGCGGCGATGTCGGGAGCGGGAAGTCCACTCTTGCCCTGATGATGGCCGGCCTGCATGCCCCAACAAGTGGCGCAGTGGTCCGCGAGGGGATCAGGAGCGTGCTCGTCTCTTTCCAGTTTCCCGAGTTCCACGTGACCGGGCTCTCGGTGGCAGAGGAGTGTGCATCGTGGGGCTTTGAACCGGGAGCCGTGATCCGGCAGGCAGGCATCGATGTGTTGCCGGAAATACCGGTCCTTTCCCTCTCCCGGGGGGAGCTCAAGCGCCTGCACCTTGCCTGTATCCTCTCAAAGGAATGCGATCTGCTGCTGCTCGATGAGCCGTTCTCCTCGCTGGACTGCCCGGCAAAAGAGGAGGTCTGCCGGCAGATAAGCCGGCGGGCCGGGGGTATCACGGTGATCTTCACCCACGAGCAGGGCATTTTCCCGGAGATCGATCATCTCTGGGAGATCACCGGAGGGAGCCTGGTTGATTGCGGCAGGATGCCGGACGGGCTCCGGCACTGGCAGCACGCCCCGCCGCTGGCGCGGCTCCTTGTGGAAACCGGCAGGATCCCTGCATCGCTCACACCGAAAGGGTTGCAGGAGGCCGCATGCAGGATCCGAGATTAA
- a CDS encoding ABC transporter permease, with translation MADKNLTRKRNLFSQVFAGILVNSVYEMQNYPIVLLNTVVSPLSILVVIVFVSHGSLFGVGIMGGFIMAMFSAGMALSADLSHLKNDFKLQDMIVSSPTGWLAYMLGLSFAEIVYAIPALIVLTVLASFGLSLTLVGVLEFVAVLLLIFITSISIGYTLATFSSDIVQSFAFTRLISTFFSTIPPVYYPITYIPLPFRYLAYLSPTTYAAELVQGIGGYLSLSLTTVIIDWAVLISVTVALFVLARNKARWREV, from the coding sequence GTGGCAGATAAGAACCTGACCCGGAAGCGAAACCTGTTCAGTCAGGTTTTCGCGGGGATTCTTGTAAACTCCGTGTACGAGATGCAAAACTACCCCATCGTACTCCTGAATACGGTAGTCTCGCCTCTCTCAATATTAGTGGTGATTGTGTTCGTCAGCCACGGCAGCCTTTTCGGAGTGGGCATCATGGGTGGATTCATCATGGCCATGTTCTCCGCAGGCATGGCCCTTTCCGCCGATCTTTCCCACTTAAAGAACGATTTTAAGCTTCAGGATATGATCGTGAGCTCCCCCACTGGCTGGCTCGCCTATATGCTCGGGCTTTCCTTTGCTGAGATTGTGTACGCTATCCCTGCCCTTATAGTGCTCACCGTTCTTGCCTCATTCGGGCTGTCCCTGACCCTGGTGGGAGTCCTTGAATTCGTGGCAGTACTGCTGCTTATTTTTATCACTTCGATCTCCATTGGCTATACGCTCGCTACCTTCTCCAGCGACATCGTGCAGAGCTTTGCCTTTACAAGGCTGATCTCGACTTTTTTCTCCACCATCCCTCCCGTGTATTATCCAATTACCTACATCCCCCTTCCTTTCCGCTATCTGGCCTACCTCTCCCCTACTACCTATGCGGCTGAGCTGGTCCAGGGGATTGGCGGGTACCTGTCCCTTTCTTTGACTACGGTCATAATCGACTGGGCCGTTCTGATCTCTGTCACGGTTGCCTTGTTTGTTCTGGCCCGGAACAAGGCGCGATGGAGGGAGGTTTAG
- a CDS encoding ABC transporter ATP-binding protein, whose product MNSVSFTLPARGVFVLIGRNGSGKTTLVRILATNLEATSGTATLNGIDVMSEPDQIRERIAIVPQEARPVPWMTPLQSVLSYLLWRGLGYGEAKQKAGEVLEKLKFGRKARVLNRTLSGGMKRKVLMAMILATEADVIFLDEPTTGLDPLARREFWEVLQEVRKDRFVVLTTHYMEEAEQLADTIGVLEEGKLIALGTLDELRKRLRYNYSVKLLSIPEAPVILTEGEMVKGNHDLPVILTTEGEAFRIAQELSREGIKFTINPVGLEDIFFYLHPGGDTGGR is encoded by the coding sequence TTGAACTCCGTCAGCTTCACTCTTCCCGCCCGGGGAGTATTCGTACTCATCGGGCGGAATGGTTCGGGAAAGACTACGCTGGTCCGCATCCTTGCAACCAACCTCGAGGCTACCTCAGGAACCGCCACGCTCAACGGGATCGATGTGATGTCGGAACCGGATCAGATCCGGGAACGAATTGCCATCGTGCCCCAGGAGGCCCGGCCGGTTCCCTGGATGACTCCCCTGCAGTCGGTGCTTTCCTATCTTCTCTGGCGGGGTCTGGGCTATGGCGAAGCAAAACAAAAGGCTGGCGAGGTGCTGGAAAAGCTTAAGTTCGGCAGGAAGGCGCGGGTCCTTAATCGCACGCTTTCCGGTGGCATGAAGCGAAAGGTGCTGATGGCTATGATCCTTGCCACGGAAGCAGATGTAATCTTCCTGGACGAACCTACCACCGGGCTTGATCCTCTTGCCCGGCGTGAGTTCTGGGAGGTGCTTCAGGAGGTCCGCAAGGACCGTTTCGTGGTACTAACCACTCATTACATGGAGGAGGCAGAACAACTGGCAGATACGATCGGTGTACTGGAGGAGGGGAAGCTGATCGCCCTCGGTACGCTGGACGAACTGAGAAAACGATTGCGGTACAACTACAGTGTGAAGCTGCTCTCCATCCCGGAAGCACCTGTTATCCTTACTGAGGGGGAGATGGTGAAGGGAAACCACGATCTCCCGGTGATCCTGACGACCGAGGGTGAGGCCTTCCGTATCGCTCAGGAACTGTCCCGGGAGGGGATTAAGTTTACCATCAATCCTGTAGGGCTGGAGGATATTTTCTTCTATCTTCACCCCGGGGGTGACACCGGTGGCAGATAA
- a CDS encoding type II toxin-antitoxin system VapC family toxin gives MKIADIPGGSAFVDTNILLYAYTSTPFSPSCEAFLERVQSGKIRGFVNPTVIDEFFHKLLLTNLFMERHLVPKDAIAYIKQNPDRLHEFHQPFEMTKELLGNFGLVVLDTSGVLTDALDISQKFGLLFSDALHAACARRNCIDYFVTNDHDFDRVDFLTVVRP, from the coding sequence ATGAAGATCGCGGATATCCCCGGGGGATCTGCGTTTGTCGATACAAACATTCTCCTGTATGCATATACTTCGACACCGTTCTCCCCGTCCTGTGAGGCATTTCTTGAGCGGGTGCAGTCAGGAAAAATCCGGGGATTTGTAAACCCCACAGTTATTGACGAATTTTTTCATAAACTTCTTCTCACAAATCTCTTCATGGAGAGACATCTTGTCCCTAAAGATGCGATTGCATATATCAAACAAAACCCGGATAGGCTTCACGAATTTCACCAGCCCTTCGAGATGACAAAAGAATTGCTGGGGAATTTTGGGCTGGTCGTTCTCGATACATCCGGGGTTCTCACTGATGCCCTGGATATATCGCAAAAGTTCGGCCTGTTATTTTCCGATGCGCTCCATGCAGCCTGCGCACGCAGGAACTGCATAGATTACTTCGTAACCAACGATCACGATTTCGATCGGGTGGATTTTTTGACCGTTGTAAGACCATAA
- the mmp10 gene encoding methyl coenzyme M reductase-arginine methyltransferase Mmp10 (Mmp10 (methanogenesis marker protein 10) is a cobalamin-requiring radical SAM methyltransferase that creates the methylarginine modification to methyl coenzyme M reductase.): MAQLTVDIGGRAGLDCRGFCEYCYFKRVKATRAFGCRHCLPFAKGCDYCTKGVREEYAGFKDLRTIAQDTLAALQTKTGDLDRITISGGGDPSCYPQFTDLVELLGATEAPLHIGYTSGKGWDDPKIADLLVENGLTECSFTVFAADPALRKRWMHDPTPEASLEILERLCGAADVYAAAVVLPGINDGEVLEHTCSWLEERGAKGLILMRFANTTQQGLILENAPVIKGQVVQSTESFRDMVSDLSHMYKMKISGTPLWDPAIGSPFAILHEPHLLKKLPRVQRRASVISGSVAAPFINAILSARGATVPVIPVEKEIACLITEDDLREIDCSILEPVIIIPGRAFVHDTEAQKIASRDGTTRTVIRGPDQLTADAETSMGMTKKEVLALEMDGISNLIWCINHYGT, translated from the coding sequence ATGGCACAGCTGACCGTGGATATCGGGGGACGGGCGGGCCTGGACTGCCGGGGGTTCTGCGAGTACTGCTACTTCAAGCGGGTAAAGGCCACCCGTGCGTTCGGCTGCCGGCACTGCCTGCCATTTGCAAAAGGCTGCGATTACTGCACAAAGGGCGTCCGGGAAGAGTACGCCGGGTTTAAGGATCTCCGGACCATTGCACAGGATACGCTTGCTGCACTCCAGACAAAGACCGGCGACCTTGACCGTATCACAATTTCCGGCGGAGGGGATCCCAGCTGCTACCCCCAGTTTACGGATCTGGTCGAACTGCTGGGGGCAACCGAGGCCCCGCTCCACATCGGTTATACCAGCGGCAAGGGATGGGACGATCCAAAAATTGCCGATCTTCTGGTTGAAAACGGCCTTACCGAATGTTCATTTACCGTCTTTGCCGCAGATCCCGCACTGAGGAAGCGCTGGATGCATGACCCGACTCCCGAGGCCTCGCTTGAGATTCTCGAACGGCTCTGCGGTGCTGCCGATGTTTACGCAGCAGCGGTTGTGCTGCCCGGGATAAATGACGGGGAGGTGCTCGAACACACCTGTTCATGGCTTGAAGAACGCGGCGCTAAAGGACTCATCCTCATGCGGTTTGCCAATACTACTCAGCAGGGACTCATCCTCGAAAACGCACCGGTTATTAAAGGCCAGGTCGTCCAGTCCACAGAATCGTTCCGGGATATGGTCAGCGATCTTTCCCACATGTATAAAATGAAGATCTCCGGCACCCCGCTCTGGGACCCGGCCATCGGATCGCCGTTTGCGATCCTGCACGAGCCACACCTCCTCAAAAAACTGCCCCGGGTCCAGCGCCGCGCCTCGGTGATCAGCGGTTCGGTTGCCGCCCCGTTCATCAATGCAATCCTGTCAGCACGCGGGGCAACAGTCCCGGTGATCCCGGTGGAAAAAGAGATCGCCTGCCTGATCACGGAAGACGATCTCCGGGAGATCGACTGCTCCATCCTCGAACCCGTAATTATTATCCCGGGCAGGGCCTTTGTCCACGATACCGAGGCACAAAAGATCGCAAGCCGTGACGGGACTACCCGCACGGTGATCCGGGGGCCGGACCAGCTTACCGCAGATGCCGAGACAAGCATGGGCATGACAAAAAAAGAGGTGCTTGCGCTGGAGATGGACGGGATCAGTAACCTGATCTGGTGTATCAATCACTATGGGACATAA
- a CDS encoding type IV pilin produces MVFTRKNEEAVSPVIGVILMVAITVILAAVIAAFVFGMAGNIQKTKVVAATEHRTNSNNVTITYQGGQDAGTLGSIFFTVGGANATMTVPSGGTYKAGGQGTETLMPTSGSVLPVGATCIITNAPTTSHVVGVGQFTDGSTQVIVDTTI; encoded by the coding sequence ATGGTATTTACCAGAAAGAATGAAGAAGCAGTGTCACCGGTCATAGGTGTCATCCTGATGGTCGCGATCACTGTAATCCTCGCGGCTGTTATTGCAGCGTTCGTATTTGGCATGGCCGGTAACATCCAGAAGACCAAGGTGGTTGCGGCGACTGAGCATCGTACCAATTCGAATAACGTGACTATCACCTATCAGGGTGGACAGGATGCAGGAACATTAGGCTCAATTTTCTTTACCGTTGGCGGTGCAAACGCAACAATGACTGTTCCGAGCGGTGGTACTTATAAAGCTGGTGGACAGGGTACTGAAACTCTTATGCCCACTTCAGGAAGTGTATTGCCCGTTGGAGCAACATGCATTATTACAAATGCGCCAACCACTTCACATGTAGTTGGAGTGGGTCAGTTTACGGACGGGTCAACACAAGTCATTGTTGATACCACCATCTAA
- a CDS encoding DUF5615 family PIN-like protein, producing MKFLADENVPASVVRMLENAGVHIRSIGADTPGISDRDVMKYALEEERIILTFDKDFGELAIKDTICPVPGVILLRLPGMKPDQLAGFITQILTSRDDWDGHFSVIEKERIRMRPLPPP from the coding sequence ATGAAATTCCTTGCCGATGAAAATGTTCCGGCATCTGTCGTCAGGATGCTTGAAAATGCGGGAGTGCACATCCGCTCGATCGGGGCGGATACTCCTGGTATTTCAGACCGGGATGTAATGAAGTATGCTTTGGAAGAAGAGCGGATCATTCTTACCTTTGACAAGGATTTCGGGGAACTCGCAATAAAAGATACGATCTGCCCGGTTCCCGGTGTTATCCTCTTGAGGCTCCCGGGAATGAAACCGGATCAGCTTGCGGGATTCATCACGCAGATTCTCACCTCCCGCGATGACTGGGACGGACATTTTTCCGTAATCGAAAAGGAGAGAATCCGGATGCGGCCACTTCCCCCACCGTAA
- the oadA gene encoding sodium-extruding oxaloacetate decarboxylase subunit alpha — translation MCAAVSRKVHITDTTLRDAHQSLIATRLRTEDMILLAREIDACGFFSAEAWGGATFDTCIRFLNDDPWDRLRALKAELTHTPIQMLLRGQNLVGYRHYSDDVVDRFVSASHKNGVDIFRIFDALNDIRNMKRSMEQVKKAGAHLQGTISYTTSPVHNTQMFIEMAKELAALDCDSICIKDMAGLIMPGAARELISGIKKAVDIKVCLHSHSTSGIAPMSYQAAIEAGVDILDTAMSPFAMGTSQPPTESVVASLTGTSRDTGIDMLKLRTVRNTCVQIREKYAGLVNPISERVDSNVLIYQLPGGMISNLVSQLQEQDALNRLDEVFAEIPRVRQDLGYPPLVTPTSQIVGTQAVLNVLVNGQRYANVTKEVKDYVRGLYGRSPAPVSEEIRKLIIGDEKPITCRPADMLEPSYERMKVEAEKAGLVKKEEDVLTYIMYPAIAPAFLKGERAPEQIPCKQPAAQPAAGAGGVPDRMEVEVDGEVFSVRIVSVGGNQVQVTQAVPQKAPRGEIAGGIRSNMQGMVLQVMVNRGAAVKKGDTLLVLEAMKMENPIHSPVDGKVTEIFVDTGDVVQNGDVLLVVQ, via the coding sequence ATGTGTGCTGCCGTTTCCCGCAAAGTGCATATTACCGATACAACGCTTCGTGACGCTCACCAGTCCCTGATCGCCACCCGGCTCCGCACTGAAGATATGATTTTGCTCGCCCGCGAGATTGATGCATGCGGCTTTTTTTCTGCCGAAGCATGGGGGGGAGCAACCTTTGATACCTGCATACGGTTCTTAAACGACGATCCATGGGACCGGCTCCGGGCGCTCAAGGCTGAACTCACACACACCCCTATCCAGATGCTCCTGCGCGGCCAGAACCTGGTGGGGTACCGCCACTACTCCGATGACGTAGTGGACCGGTTTGTTTCGGCCTCGCACAAAAATGGTGTGGACATCTTCCGGATCTTTGATGCGCTCAACGATATCCGGAACATGAAGCGCTCGATGGAGCAGGTGAAAAAGGCCGGGGCGCACCTGCAGGGCACCATTTCCTATACCACGAGCCCGGTCCACAACACGCAGATGTTTATCGAGATGGCAAAGGAACTGGCCGCGCTCGATTGCGATTCCATCTGCATCAAGGACATGGCCGGGCTTATCATGCCCGGGGCTGCCCGCGAGCTGATCAGCGGGATCAAAAAGGCGGTTGATATCAAAGTCTGCCTCCATTCCCATTCCACGAGCGGGATCGCCCCGATGAGTTACCAGGCGGCGATCGAGGCAGGCGTGGATATTCTTGATACCGCAATGTCGCCATTTGCCATGGGGACCTCGCAGCCGCCGACCGAGAGCGTGGTGGCCTCCCTTACCGGGACGTCCCGCGATACCGGGATCGATATGCTCAAACTCCGGACCGTGAGGAACACCTGCGTGCAGATCCGGGAAAAATATGCGGGGCTGGTGAACCCGATCTCGGAGCGCGTGGACAGCAACGTGCTCATCTATCAGCTGCCCGGCGGCATGATCAGCAACCTTGTCTCGCAACTTCAGGAACAGGACGCGCTTAATCGTCTCGATGAGGTATTCGCCGAGATCCCCCGGGTACGCCAGGACCTTGGGTACCCTCCGCTCGTGACTCCCACAAGCCAGATCGTGGGAACCCAGGCAGTTTTAAACGTGCTCGTAAACGGCCAGCGGTACGCGAATGTGACAAAAGAGGTTAAGGATTATGTCCGGGGTCTGTACGGCCGCTCCCCCGCTCCTGTCAGCGAAGAGATCCGGAAACTGATCATCGGTGATGAAAAGCCGATCACCTGCCGCCCGGCCGATATGCTCGAACCCTCGTACGAGCGCATGAAGGTAGAAGCGGAAAAGGCGGGCCTTGTAAAAAAAGAGGAGGATGTCCTCACCTACATCATGTACCCGGCCATTGCCCCGGCGTTTTTGAAAGGTGAGCGGGCGCCCGAGCAGATACCCTGCAAACAGCCGGCCGCCCAGCCTGCAGCAGGAGCCGGGGGCGTTCCGGACCGGATGGAAGTCGAGGTCGACGGGGAGGTATTCTCTGTCCGGATCGTTTCAGTGGGCGGAAACCAGGTGCAGGTGACGCAGGCTGTGCCCCAGAAAGCGCCACGGGGCGAGATCGCCGGCGGGATCCGGAGCAACATGCAGGGCATGGTTCTCCAGGTGATGGTCAACCGGGGGGCGGCCGTAAAAAAAGGCGATACGCTCCTTGTGCTCGAGGCCATGAAGATGGAGAATCCCATCCACAGCCCGGTTGACGGCAAGGTCACCGAGATCTTTGTCGATACCGGCGATGTCGTCCAGAACGGCGATGTCCTGCTGGTGGTGCAATGA
- a CDS encoding acetyl-CoA carboxylase biotin carboxylase subunit: MKFFEKILIANRGEIAIRVMRACRELDIDTVAIYSEVDKNALHVKYADEAFAVGEAHPSKSYLNMERIVDIAKKSGAEAIHPGYGFLAENYRFAKLCADEGVTFIGPKSKTIQAMGSKIGSKQMMKKAGVPVLPGTDDGIRDIDTAKKVAAEIGYPVIVKASAGGGGIGMQIVNDEAALEEAITGSMRIARSAFGDPTVFIEKYLVKPRHIEFQVLADEHGHAVHLFDRECSIQRRHQKLVEEAPSAIMTDELRARMSSAALKVAEVSDYTNAGSVEFLYSNGNFYFMEMNTRLQVEHTITEFITGIDLVKQQIAIAAGESLPFDQQDISIRGHAIECRINAEDPLNNFAADPGKIQRYRSPGGPGIRVDSGIHMGYMIPPNYDSMIAKLCAWDSTRPEVIMRMRRAISEYIILGIKTTLPLHYAIMNNPQFIEGNTHTHFLQEEHIVKTLERYKLDEEARMQTLAGSFSQGNKVAAITAAVNVYLQQQKKGG, translated from the coding sequence ATGAAATTTTTCGAGAAGATCCTGATCGCAAACCGCGGTGAGATCGCGATCCGGGTCATGCGTGCCTGCCGGGAACTTGATATCGATACCGTCGCGATCTACTCGGAGGTGGACAAAAACGCCCTCCACGTGAAGTACGCCGATGAGGCATTTGCTGTGGGCGAGGCACACCCGTCAAAGAGCTACCTAAACATGGAGCGGATCGTTGACATTGCAAAAAAGAGCGGTGCAGAGGCGATCCACCCGGGGTACGGGTTCCTTGCGGAAAATTACCGGTTTGCAAAGTTGTGTGCTGATGAGGGTGTGACCTTCATCGGGCCAAAGTCAAAGACCATCCAGGCCATGGGCTCCAAGATTGGGAGCAAGCAGATGATGAAGAAGGCCGGGGTACCCGTGCTCCCCGGGACCGATGACGGTATCCGCGATATCGATACAGCAAAAAAGGTGGCCGCGGAGATCGGCTATCCGGTGATTGTCAAGGCAAGCGCCGGCGGTGGCGGCATCGGGATGCAGATCGTCAATGACGAGGCCGCACTCGAAGAGGCGATCACCGGCAGCATGAGGATTGCCCGGTCAGCATTCGGCGATCCGACGGTTTTTATCGAGAAATATCTCGTCAAGCCCCGGCATATCGAGTTCCAGGTGCTTGCCGATGAGCACGGGCACGCGGTCCATCTCTTTGACCGCGAGTGTTCCATCCAGCGCCGGCACCAGAAACTGGTCGAGGAAGCCCCCTCGGCGATCATGACCGACGAGCTTCGGGCACGCATGTCTTCTGCCGCACTCAAAGTAGCAGAAGTATCTGATTATACAAACGCCGGCTCTGTCGAATTTTTGTACAGCAACGGGAACTTCTACTTCATGGAGATGAACACCCGGCTTCAGGTTGAACACACCATTACCGAATTTATCACGGGGATTGATCTGGTCAAGCAGCAGATCGCCATTGCGGCCGGGGAATCCCTGCCCTTTGACCAGCAGGATATTTCGATCCGGGGCCACGCGATCGAGTGCCGGATCAATGCCGAGGATCCGCTCAATAACTTTGCTGCGGACCCGGGCAAAATCCAGCGGTACCGCTCCCCGGGTGGCCCGGGCATCCGGGTGGACAGCGGCATCCATATGGGATACATGATCCCGCCCAACTATGATTCGATGATCGCGAAGCTCTGCGCGTGGGACAGCACCCGTCCCGAAGTGATCATGCGGATGCGCCGTGCGATCTCGGAGTACATTATTCTCGGGATCAAGACCACGCTCCCGCTCCATTATGCAATCATGAACAACCCGCAGTTTATCGAGGGCAACACCCACACCCACTTCCTGCAGGAGGAGCATATCGTAAAGACCCTCGAACGGTACAAACTTGATGAGGAGGCGCGGATGCAGACGCTGGCCGGATCGTTCTCGCAGGGCAACAAGGTGGCGGCAATTACCGCGGCGGTAAACGTGTACCTCCAGCAGCAGAAAAAGGGTGGATAA
- a CDS encoding type IV pilin: MEKGNNQIIKYHIQNGIWILECIYMVFTRKNEEAVSPVIGVILMVAITVILAAVIAAFVFGMAGNIQKTKVVAATESRTNSNNVTITYQGGQDAGTLGSIFFTVGGANATMTVPSGGTYKAGGQGTETLMPTSGSILPVGATCVITNAPTTSHVVGVGQFTDGSTQVIVDTTI; the protein is encoded by the coding sequence GTGGAAAAGGGAAATAATCAGATCATAAAGTATCATATCCAGAATGGGATATGGATATTGGAGTGTATTTATATGGTATTTACCAGAAAGAATGAAGAAGCCGTGTCACCGGTCATCGGTGTCATCCTGATGGTCGCGATCACTGTAATCCTCGCGGCTGTTATTGCAGCGTTTGTATTTGGCATGGCCGGTAACATCCAGAAGACCAAGGTTGTTGCAGCTACTGAGTCCCGTACCAACTCGAACAACGTGACTATCACCTATCAGGGTGGACAGGATGCAGGAACATTAGGCTCAATTTTCTTTACCGTTGGCGGTGCAAACGCAACAATGACCGTTCCGAGCGGTGGTACATATAAAGCTGGCGGACAGGGTACTGAAACTCTTATGCCCACTTCAGGAAGTATATTGCCCGTTGGAGCAACATGCGTTATTACAAATGCGCCAACCACTTCGCATGTAGTTGGAGTGGGTCAATTTACGGACGGGTCAACACAAGTCATCGTTGATACCACCATCTAA
- a CDS encoding nucleotidyltransferase family protein, producing MLALARKRGAKNIRIFGSVSRHEARPDSDIDLLIDLRTGMTAFWMSVVLPWICRPFSTALSISLPKRSPPPDPCQRVKGCPATMRNDRERARLTKTKSRKALSTFSFSGRISILFPGHHGFPWTLHPGLSLIHPSWPANR from the coding sequence ATCCTTGCTCTCGCACGGAAACGAGGGGCAAAGAATATACGGATTTTTGGATCGGTAAGCAGGCACGAAGCCCGCCCGGACAGCGATATCGATCTCCTCATCGATCTCAGAACCGGGATGACAGCCTTCTGGATGTCGGTGGTCTTGCCATGGATCTGCAGGCCCTTCTCCACTGCCCTGTCGATATCGTTACCCAAGCGGTCTCCGCCCCCGGATCCGTGCCAGCGTGTTAAAGGATGCCCGGCCACTATGAGAAACGATCGCGAACGTGCACGTTTAACAAAAACAAAATCCCGTAAGGCACTCTCCACTTTTTCGTTTTCCGGCAGAATAAGTATATTATTTCCGGGACACCATGGTTTTCCATGGACACTGCATCCCGGATTATCCTTGATCCATCCATCCTGGCCGGCAAACCGGTGA